Proteins from a genomic interval of Roseinatronobacter monicus:
- a CDS encoding asparagine synthase-related protein, with product MINWRNQAILTSDGRPLGKCRLNASETPDIYSFMNAGFFGNDETFYPRVTAIPPYATLHVSGGRSQEKCEFSELLSGKLGGDDKDYDSSKYFDSITDRFISGFSALKGASSVEIQLSGGKDSRLVLAGMTASGMNVVAKTTDGGSHNFTDVYCAKLVADALKVEHIITKTAQRSVEATISPDDFYTRTVDTLKATDFGLISFGNLGFNRSFRDVRVFNGLGGELLRGGYSKGLTKQKVKYNSHSLLISKWGRFSTFFKKESSERYGNYITDWLEENELSENMPLAADAAYLYCRMGRWAAALARSGSMARIPTYPLLDNSFMEAVYSAPVEYRSNDRLLYEVLRRVNRDLVDIPLANDYWAFWDSEQIEKFKLKWPDAFRSRGDQRSGANLDWRANWVDVIGEHLFDFILSSPSSVVFDFVDRDRLESLRATGVNYGHRFLLFGIYSAVIASSNEFQRGVYSNVRFSLDDLRTTRT from the coding sequence TTGATCAACTGGCGCAATCAGGCGATCTTGACGTCAGACGGCAGGCCACTTGGGAAATGTCGGCTTAATGCTTCGGAAACTCCAGACATATACTCATTCATGAATGCTGGATTTTTTGGAAACGATGAAACTTTTTATCCGAGGGTAACTGCTATCCCTCCTTATGCAACTTTGCATGTATCAGGTGGTCGCTCTCAAGAGAAATGCGAATTCTCAGAGCTTTTGAGCGGGAAGCTGGGTGGCGATGATAAAGATTACGATTCCAGCAAGTACTTTGATTCGATCACAGACCGATTCATAAGCGGTTTCAGCGCTCTGAAAGGGGCTTCCAGTGTTGAAATTCAACTTAGCGGTGGGAAGGATAGCAGGCTCGTTTTGGCAGGTATGACAGCTTCAGGAATGAACGTGGTTGCGAAAACGACGGACGGTGGCTCTCATAATTTTACAGATGTGTACTGTGCCAAATTGGTAGCCGACGCGCTGAAGGTCGAACATATTATTACAAAGACTGCACAGCGCTCTGTTGAGGCTACTATCTCTCCAGACGATTTTTATACTCGAACCGTTGACACACTTAAGGCAACCGATTTTGGTTTGATTTCTTTCGGAAATCTAGGGTTTAATCGTAGTTTTCGAGATGTCCGTGTGTTCAATGGGTTGGGTGGTGAATTGCTTCGAGGAGGTTACTCAAAGGGCCTTACTAAGCAGAAAGTAAAATATAACTCTCACTCTCTTCTGATATCAAAGTGGGGCCGTTTTTCAACGTTTTTTAAAAAAGAATCCTCTGAGAGGTACGGGAATTATATAACTGACTGGTTGGAAGAGAACGAACTTTCCGAAAACATGCCGCTGGCCGCTGATGCTGCATATCTTTATTGTAGGATGGGGCGGTGGGCGGCGGCTCTAGCCCGCAGTGGTTCGATGGCGCGAATACCTACTTATCCTTTGTTGGATAACTCATTTATGGAGGCGGTTTACTCTGCTCCGGTCGAATATAGAAGCAATGACCGTCTATTGTACGAGGTTCTCAGAAGGGTTAATCGGGATCTTGTGGATATCCCCCTTGCCAATGATTATTGGGCGTTCTGGGATTCAGAGCAGATCGAAAAATTCAAGCTGAAATGGCCTGATGCTTTCAGATCGAGAGGTGATCAGCGGTCAGGGGCCAACCTTGATTGGCGGGCCAACTGGGTCGATGTTATCGGAGAGCACCTTTTCGACTTTATCCTATCAAGCCCCAGCTCGGTGGTTTTCGATTTTGTAGATCGTGATCGGTTGGAGTCCCTCAGGGCAACTGGGGTAAATTATGGTCATCGCTTCCTACTTTTCGGAATATATTCTGCTGTCATTGCGTCATCAAATGAATTTCAGCGAGGTGTTTATTCGAACGTACGATTCAGTCTAGATGATCTCAGAACGACAAGGACGTAA
- a CDS encoding IS1380 family transposase, with protein sequence MDHPEGAGLQRADRVDFDPRVRLEFRGTQLSSDGGLLVMRELDDALGLSGLASAALCDNRTGKNTVHRLDGLFRQSVFGRLAGYEDVNDADRLALDPVMRQVVGGRAVDAQAASASQMGRFETETLALPENRAALADLNGQWIDRFHDRNGLKFIVLDMDSSVSPTHGDQEGSAWNGHFDCTCYHPNFLFNQFGMLERCALRNGNVHSADGWRDVLDPVIARYAKRDIMRLFRADAAYANPAIYARLEEVGYFYAIRLPANSVLREKIAHRLNRPVGRPSLTKVKRFFEDFHYQAASWDKERRVIAKIEWHPGELFPRVGFIVTNLPMEPDWVVRFYNQRGTAEQHIKEGKYAFHWTRLSCRKFRDNEVRLQLHALAYNLATFLRCIELPEAMADWSLTSLQLKLIKIGARVVRHARAITFQLAEVAVTGPMVRAILAAIRRLRAPPLCA encoded by the coding sequence ATGGATCACCCAGAGGGTGCGGGCTTGCAGCGAGCAGATCGGGTGGATTTCGACCCTCGCGTGCGACTGGAATTTCGCGGCACTCAGCTCAGCTCCGACGGTGGCCTTCTGGTGATGCGCGAGCTGGATGACGCGCTCGGGCTGTCTGGCCTCGCGTCTGCGGCGCTGTGCGACAACCGCACCGGCAAGAACACCGTCCATCGGCTCGACGGGCTGTTCCGGCAGTCAGTGTTCGGGCGGCTGGCCGGATACGAGGACGTCAACGATGCCGACCGTCTCGCGCTCGATCCCGTGATGCGTCAGGTTGTTGGTGGTCGGGCTGTCGATGCGCAAGCGGCCTCGGCCTCACAGATGGGGCGGTTCGAGACCGAGACGCTGGCCTTGCCCGAGAACCGGGCGGCACTGGCCGACCTGAACGGCCAGTGGATCGACCGGTTTCATGACCGCAACGGGCTGAAGTTCATCGTGCTGGACATGGACAGCTCGGTCAGCCCCACCCACGGCGATCAGGAAGGTTCCGCCTGGAACGGGCATTTCGACTGCACCTGCTATCATCCGAACTTTCTGTTCAACCAGTTCGGGATGCTGGAACGCTGCGCCCTACGCAATGGCAACGTCCATAGTGCTGATGGCTGGCGGGACGTCCTCGACCCCGTCATCGCCCGATATGCCAAGCGCGACATCATGCGCTTATTCCGCGCCGATGCCGCCTATGCGAACCCCGCGATCTATGCGCGGCTGGAAGAAGTAGGCTATTTCTACGCCATCCGACTACCCGCCAACAGCGTCCTGCGCGAGAAGATCGCGCATCGGCTGAACCGGCCCGTAGGGCGGCCTTCGCTGACCAAGGTGAAGCGGTTCTTTGAGGATTTCCACTATCAGGCCGCGTCCTGGGACAAGGAGCGCCGCGTGATTGCCAAGATCGAATGGCACCCAGGCGAGCTGTTCCCGCGTGTTGGCTTCATCGTCACCAACTTGCCGATGGAACCGGATTGGGTGGTTCGGTTCTACAACCAGCGCGGCACGGCCGAGCAGCATATCAAGGAGGGCAAATACGCCTTCCACTGGACGCGGCTGTCATGCCGGAAGTTCCGCGACAACGAGGTGCGGCTGCAATTGCACGCGCTGGCTTACAATCTGGCAACCTTCCTGCGCTGCATCGAGCTGCCCGAGGCCATGGCCGACTGGTCATTGACCAGCCTGCAACTGAAGCTGATCAAGATCGGGGCGCGTGTCGTCCGCCACGCCCGCGCCATCACCTTCCAACTGGCCGAGGTCGCGGTGACTGGCCCAATGGTGCGCGCCATCCTTGCCGCCATCCGCCGATTGCGAGCGCCACCGCTATGCGCATGA
- a CDS encoding Gfo/Idh/MocA family protein, which yields MTNQTRYALIGAAGYIAPRHLKAIRETGGTLVSAYDINDSVGIMDSHFPDAAFHTEFEQFESHIHGLRQMRAGVDYVAICSPNYLHKAHSAFALRAGTDAICEKPLVLHAADLDTLAEIEAETGKRVYSILQLRLHPAIIALREKIRAAPAGKVFDVDLSYITSRGAWYHASWKGFEHKSGGIATNIGVHFYDMLHFLFGANTENLVHHRSTDTAAGYLEFERARVRWMLSINRANLPPQTPAGQTTYRSITVDGEEIEFSGGFTDLHTLSYRHVLEGNGFGLSDVRPAIGMVEHIRHVPLQPDQGAAHPALAGLVAA from the coding sequence GTGACTAATCAGACCCGCTATGCCCTGATCGGCGCCGCCGGTTATATTGCGCCGCGCCATCTGAAAGCCATCCGCGAGACCGGCGGCACGCTGGTATCGGCCTATGATATCAATGACAGCGTGGGGATCATGGACAGCCATTTCCCCGATGCGGCCTTCCATACCGAATTCGAGCAGTTTGAAAGCCATATCCACGGCCTGCGCCAGATGCGTGCGGGGGTGGATTATGTCGCGATTTGCAGCCCGAACTACCTGCACAAGGCCCATTCGGCCTTTGCCTTGCGCGCGGGGACCGATGCGATCTGCGAAAAACCGCTGGTTCTGCATGCTGCCGATCTGGATACGCTGGCTGAAATCGAGGCCGAGACCGGCAAGCGGGTCTATTCGATCCTGCAATTGCGCCTGCACCCGGCCATCATCGCGCTGCGCGAAAAGATCCGGGCGGCCCCCGCAGGCAAGGTTTTCGATGTCGATCTGAGTTATATCACCTCGCGCGGGGCGTGGTATCATGCCAGCTGGAAGGGGTTTGAGCACAAGTCAGGCGGGATCGCCACAAATATCGGCGTGCATTTCTATGACATGCTGCATTTCCTGTTTGGGGCGAATACGGAAAATCTGGTCCATCATCGCAGCACTGACACGGCCGCCGGATATCTGGAATTCGAACGTGCGCGGGTGCGTTGGATGCTGTCGATCAATCGCGCCAATCTGCCGCCGCAGACACCTGCAGGGCAGACCACCTATCGTTCCATCACTGTTGATGGCGAAGAGATCGAGTTCTCTGGCGGGTTCACTGATCTGCACACGCTCAGCTATCGGCATGTTCTGGAGGGCAATGGCTTTGGCCTGTCGGATGTCCGCCCGGCCATCGGGATGGTCGAGCATATCCGCCACGTGCCCCTGCAACCGGACCAGGGTGCGGCGCATCCCGCACTGGCCGGACTGGTCGCAGCATGA
- the wecB gene encoding non-hydrolyzing UDP-N-acetylglucosamine 2-epimerase: protein MPFRILTVVGARPQFVKCAALRKVIDASDQVDEILVHTGQHYDFAMSQVFFDQLGIRAPEHALGINGKSHGAMTGEMLAAIESLILSERPDAVLVYGDTNSTLAGALAAAKLHVPVIHVEAGLRSFNKRMPEEINRIMTDHVSDLLFCSTSESVTNLANEGIRKGVHHVGDIMYDVTRAVLGLVRPDRARETYGQPGKKLAMSTIHRAENTADPARLQQVVEYVRGFAGSHAIVLPLHPGTRARMSAAEIDLSGLTVIDPLPYLETQELLAACDLILTDSGGMQKEAYFHGVDCITLRDETEWVETIACGWNRLWTVEDYKPRQPIAEYGDGDSAERILGIIEKLRT, encoded by the coding sequence ATGCCTTTCAGAATCCTGACCGTCGTTGGTGCCCGCCCGCAATTCGTCAAATGCGCCGCCCTGCGCAAGGTGATCGATGCCTCGGATCAGGTGGATGAAATTCTGGTCCATACCGGTCAGCATTATGATTTCGCCATGTCTCAGGTCTTCTTCGACCAGCTGGGCATCCGCGCGCCCGAACATGCGCTGGGGATCAACGGCAAAAGCCACGGTGCCATGACGGGCGAGATGCTGGCCGCGATTGAATCGCTGATCCTGTCGGAACGCCCCGATGCCGTGCTGGTCTATGGCGACACCAATTCAACACTGGCGGGAGCCTTAGCGGCGGCCAAGCTGCATGTGCCCGTGATCCATGTCGAGGCGGGCCTGCGGTCCTTCAACAAACGCATGCCCGAAGAAATCAACCGGATCATGACCGACCATGTCAGCGATCTCTTGTTCTGCTCCACCTCTGAGAGTGTGACCAATCTGGCGAATGAGGGCATCCGCAAGGGCGTGCATCATGTGGGCGATATCATGTATGACGTGACCCGCGCGGTGCTGGGGCTGGTCCGACCCGACCGCGCGCGCGAAACCTATGGCCAGCCGGGCAAGAAGCTGGCCATGAGCACCATCCACCGCGCCGAGAACACTGCCGATCCTGCGCGCCTGCAACAGGTGGTGGAGTATGTGCGCGGGTTTGCGGGCAGTCATGCCATTGTCCTGCCCCTGCACCCCGGCACCCGCGCGCGCATGAGTGCGGCAGAAATTGACCTGAGCGGGCTTACCGTCATCGACCCGCTGCCCTATCTGGAAACCCAGGAATTGCTGGCGGCCTGTGACCTGATCCTGACGGATTCCGGCGGCATGCAGAAAGAGGCCTATTTCCACGGCGTCGATTGCATTACCCTGCGCGATGAAACCGAATGGGTTGAAACGATCGCTTGCGGCTGGAACCGGTTATGGACAGTGGAGGATTATAAACCACGTCAGCCCATTGCAGAGTATGGGGACGGGGATAGTGCGGAGCGGATACTGGGGATTATTGAAAAGCTCCGCACATGA
- a CDS encoding glycosyltransferase: MSEPKRILAFVPNGASTDNRVVREAESLKAAGHDVLLVGLRLPNLPGSEAFSPKGVRIQRIDWQYRAFSQIAMVYAAILLPLLAIVTLVAVALGWYVYNGLLAPLAGALFNAASDLLRLLGNWFHGLISSSQALLFATGYSIEDIAAAHPMAYHVVVVIILYLIYLVLRRPFNRFGSAIGHLYKQVINNPAISVVRQKVRYARNYGENENVQQYTLLESLLAPTNTAQGGFHERISHHFVAKSRINGFVETGRVFRPDIIHCHEIGPLPAAIALKKELGCKVIYEAHEIYDDLANASLRMSAAHQAIHKECLPHVDGFVTVNEAIADYYARTYPALPSPVVMPNSVYPKSVTYDGRLHEAAKLPPEAKIILYQGGFSPHRGLPILLEAAFSLPEDWYVVFMGRGPLEDQLRDAAIAFQAETLTRLRNGLTLEALAGNDDFERLTALAQVSVGENGTPVMREVPLEEFALSRALGAMTEEDTIKETIGKTVAELRDAEYQISAERKIRRVIDGVRFSRKFEKARFVPMAPHSELVEWTSGGTIGIIPYENIGLNHWHCSPNKIWEYPNAGVPILASRLNYLTQTIQKWNIGWTLASDPTVAEIVAAVRAITDEELEEKRAACKRFIESDNYTLHEKRLLTLVDEVAA, translated from the coding sequence ATGAGCGAACCCAAAAGGATCCTTGCTTTTGTGCCGAACGGTGCCTCGACAGACAACAGGGTTGTTCGCGAGGCAGAAAGCCTGAAGGCGGCGGGCCATGATGTGCTGCTGGTTGGCCTGCGCCTGCCAAATCTGCCGGGATCCGAGGCATTCTCACCTAAAGGCGTGCGGATACAGAGAATTGACTGGCAGTATCGTGCCTTTTCGCAGATTGCGATGGTTTATGCTGCTATATTGTTACCGTTGCTGGCAATCGTCACGTTGGTTGCGGTTGCTCTTGGGTGGTATGTTTACAATGGCTTGCTCGCCCCGCTGGCCGGCGCGCTTTTTAATGCGGCAAGCGATCTGTTAAGACTGCTGGGCAACTGGTTTCATGGGCTGATCAGTTCATCGCAGGCCCTGCTGTTTGCAACAGGATACAGCATCGAGGATATCGCCGCCGCGCATCCGATGGCTTATCACGTTGTTGTAGTGATTATTCTTTACTTGATCTACCTCGTATTGCGACGGCCTTTTAACCGGTTTGGCAGCGCTATTGGGCATCTGTATAAGCAAGTCATCAACAACCCGGCGATTTCGGTTGTGCGGCAAAAGGTGCGCTACGCCCGCAATTACGGCGAAAACGAGAATGTTCAGCAATACACATTGCTGGAATCGTTGCTGGCACCCACCAACACTGCACAAGGTGGATTTCATGAACGGATTTCACATCATTTTGTCGCGAAATCACGCATCAACGGCTTCGTCGAAACAGGCCGTGTGTTTCGCCCCGATATCATCCATTGCCATGAAATCGGTCCCCTTCCGGCAGCCATCGCGTTGAAAAAGGAGTTGGGGTGCAAGGTAATCTACGAGGCACATGAGATATATGACGATCTGGCCAATGCATCTTTGCGCATGTCGGCGGCCCATCAGGCAATTCACAAAGAATGTTTGCCTCATGTCGATGGTTTCGTAACCGTTAACGAGGCCATTGCAGATTATTACGCCCGCACATATCCGGCGCTGCCCAGTCCCGTCGTGATGCCGAATTCCGTGTATCCGAAATCCGTCACCTATGACGGGCGGTTGCACGAAGCCGCCAAGCTGCCCCCAGAGGCAAAGATCATCCTGTATCAGGGCGGGTTTTCACCCCACCGCGGTCTGCCAATCCTGCTCGAAGCGGCCTTCAGCCTGCCTGAAGACTGGTATGTGGTCTTCATGGGGCGCGGCCCGCTGGAAGACCAGCTTCGGGATGCGGCAATCGCATTTCAGGCAGAAACCCTTACCAGACTGCGCAATGGGCTGACGCTTGAGGCTTTGGCAGGTAACGATGATTTTGAAAGGCTCACAGCCCTGGCGCAGGTGTCTGTTGGCGAGAATGGCACGCCCGTCATGCGGGAAGTTCCGCTTGAGGAATTCGCCCTGTCCCGGGCGTTGGGAGCCATGACAGAAGAAGATACCATCAAGGAAACAATCGGGAAAACAGTTGCCGAATTGCGCGACGCTGAGTATCAGATTTCCGCCGAGCGGAAAATACGCCGCGTTATCGACGGCGTACGTTTTTCCCGCAAGTTCGAGAAGGCGCGCTTTGTGCCCATGGCGCCCCATTCTGAATTGGTGGAATGGACTTCGGGCGGAACGATCGGCATCATCCCCTATGAAAATATCGGCCTTAATCACTGGCATTGTTCGCCCAACAAGATCTGGGAATATCCCAATGCCGGGGTTCCGATTCTGGCTTCGCGTTTGAATTATCTGACCCAGACGATCCAGAAATGGAATATCGGTTGGACCCTTGCATCCGATCCAACAGTTGCCGAAATCGTTGCGGCCGTTCGGGCGATCACAGATGAGGAGCTAGAAGAGAAGCGTGCAGCTTGCAAACGTTTTATTGAATCTGACAATTATACACTTCACGAAAAACGCTTGCTTACCCTTGTAGACGAGGTTGCTGCATGA
- a CDS encoding DegT/DnrJ/EryC1/StrS family aminotransferase, which yields MQFIDLAAQQARIKDRIDARIQAVLAHGGYIMGPEVAAFEDALAEFCGARHVITCANGTDALELAMVVLGVGPGDAVFCPSFTFAATAEVVPATGAVPVMCDIDPVTFNLCPESLARAVAHARDLGLRPAVVNAVDLFGLPAGYDAIKAICAAHGMKLVADSAQGFGSNYKGRASGTIGDIATTSFFPAKPLGCYGDGGAIFTDDDETAGILRSLRVHGKGSDKYDNVRIGRNSRLDTIQAAILLEKLAIFGDELERRQAVAARYTTALSGLIDTPVVPEGLRSAWAQYTLRTRPGQDRAALMDALKRAGVPSVVYYPRPLHMQSAYAGFPHDPAGLPASESAAAQVFSLPMHPYLGAEEQDRVIVAVQQALADQHNLTPTVSG from the coding sequence ATGCAGTTCATTGATCTTGCCGCGCAGCAGGCCCGCATCAAGGACCGGATCGACGCCCGCATCCAGGCGGTGCTGGCGCATGGCGGCTATATCATGGGTCCGGAAGTCGCCGCGTTCGAGGATGCGCTGGCCGAATTCTGCGGGGCGCGTCATGTGATCACCTGCGCCAACGGAACCGATGCACTGGAACTGGCGATGGTGGTGCTGGGGGTGGGGCCGGGGGATGCCGTTTTCTGTCCCTCCTTCACCTTTGCCGCCACGGCCGAAGTGGTGCCCGCGACCGGTGCTGTCCCGGTGATGTGCGACATCGACCCCGTTACCTTTAACCTGTGTCCTGAAAGCCTTGCGCGGGCTGTGGCCCATGCCCGCGATCTGGGCCTGCGCCCGGCAGTCGTCAACGCTGTGGACCTGTTCGGCCTGCCGGCCGGTTACGATGCCATTAAGGCGATCTGCGCCGCGCATGGGATGAAGCTGGTCGCAGACAGCGCGCAGGGTTTCGGGTCAAACTATAAGGGCCGGGCCAGTGGTACGATTGGCGATATCGCCACCACCTCGTTTTTTCCGGCCAAGCCATTGGGCTGCTATGGTGATGGCGGCGCGATTTTCACCGATGATGACGAAACCGCCGGGATCCTGCGCTCGCTCAGGGTTCATGGCAAGGGGTCGGACAAATATGACAATGTCCGCATTGGCCGGAATTCCCGTCTAGACACGATTCAGGCCGCAATCCTGCTGGAAAAGCTGGCGATCTTTGGCGATGAACTGGAACGCCGGCAGGCCGTGGCCGCGCGCTACACGACTGCGCTGTCGGGGCTGATTGACACGCCGGTCGTGCCCGAAGGGCTGCGTTCGGCCTGGGCGCAATACACGCTGCGCACCCGCCCCGGCCAGGACCGTGCCGCGCTGATGGACGCCCTGAAACGCGCCGGAGTGCCGAGCGTTGTCTATTACCCCCGCCCGCTGCATATGCAGAGCGCCTATGCCGGTTTCCCGCACGACCCTGCCGGTCTGCCCGCATCTGAATCCGCCGCCGCGCAGGTCTTCAGCCTGCCGATGCATCCCTATCTGGGTGCCGAAGAACAGGACCGGGTTATTGTTGCGGTGCAACAGGCCCTTGCAGATCAGCACAACCTGACACCCACAGTATCCGGATAA
- a CDS encoding acyltransferase: MSVHGDVAPGAFVHESAWIDAGARVGTGSRIWHFVHILPGTVIGENCILGQNVMAGPEVTIGDGCKIQNNVALYRGVTLEDHVFCGPSCVFTNVLTPRAHVERKEEFALTLVRKGATIGANATIVCGNTLGAYCMVAAGAVVTKDVPDFALMAGIPARRIGWVSHAGERLGDDLTCPRTGARYRLDGETLIPEENAA, encoded by the coding sequence ATGAGTGTGCATGGTGACGTCGCGCCGGGGGCTTTCGTGCATGAAAGCGCCTGGATCGATGCGGGCGCGCGTGTCGGCACAGGCAGCCGGATCTGGCATTTTGTCCATATCCTGCCGGGCACGGTGATCGGAGAAAACTGCATTCTGGGTCAGAATGTCATGGCCGGGCCGGAAGTGACCATCGGCGATGGCTGCAAAATCCAGAACAATGTGGCCCTCTATCGTGGGGTGACACTGGAAGATCATGTATTCTGCGGCCCGTCCTGTGTCTTCACTAATGTTCTGACCCCTCGCGCCCATGTCGAGCGCAAGGAGGAATTTGCCCTTACTCTGGTACGCAAGGGCGCGACTATCGGGGCCAATGCCACCATTGTCTGCGGCAACACGCTTGGCGCTTATTGCATGGTCGCTGCCGGTGCCGTGGTTACGAAAGACGTGCCCGATTTTGCGCTGATGGCAGGCATACCCGCCCGCCGCATTGGCTGGGTCAGCCACGCCGGCGAGCGGTTGGGCGATGATCTGACATGCCCGCGCACGGGCGCGCGTTACCGTCTGGACGGCGAAACCCTGATTCCCGAGGAGAATGCAGCGTGA
- a CDS encoding D-glucuronyl C5-epimerase family protein, which produces MNYYNLCFDAQGCPMKQLGTRQVFHPILAAYLIFDLVRAYEGCGNPEALRAAEAVALQTLKRGTEFQDALVFYYSEEDGLSSVPGRFYSALTQSWFVRAFCRLSRHNPAHAQIVRLLFRSLMIPKSEGGVLVRKSFGWIVEEYPHEPTFYTLNGWLTVVRWIIESVDDLKRCDVAVGEFLDRNIDAAATMLPLYDAEFCLNSRYQLTGFTRLQVIVDREAGFQAESFAIEIPDEGYFPGSLEPQDSRWKNYLERAEGRLHQFNVVMSLISAPQPNLLHLSFTCTAPCTLRLRVAQGNYRPDSTGMPTERWNDFARIATSTPGANTIHCQIPFDAQNMFAYPTNFKKKIGDRFFNGYHFVHIIDCAEIFRFSGRTIFRDYALRFLGYQERWSELGFSDVYALTPHLDYPVGFSQFVTAMLNEKE; this is translated from the coding sequence TTGAACTACTACAACCTCTGCTTCGACGCGCAGGGTTGTCCGATGAAGCAGCTTGGGACAAGACAAGTTTTTCACCCGATCCTCGCAGCCTATCTGATTTTCGACCTCGTCCGTGCGTATGAGGGCTGTGGCAACCCTGAGGCGCTTCGGGCCGCCGAGGCGGTGGCGCTGCAAACGCTGAAACGGGGCACGGAATTTCAGGACGCTCTGGTTTTTTATTATTCCGAGGAAGATGGCCTGTCTTCCGTCCCCGGCAGGTTCTATTCTGCGCTAACCCAGTCGTGGTTTGTTCGGGCCTTCTGCCGTCTGAGCCGCCATAACCCCGCTCATGCCCAGATTGTCCGGCTTCTGTTTCGGAGCCTGATGATTCCGAAATCCGAGGGTGGTGTGCTGGTCAGGAAATCCTTTGGCTGGATTGTCGAGGAATATCCTCATGAGCCGACATTCTATACGCTCAATGGCTGGTTGACCGTCGTAAGATGGATCATCGAAAGCGTTGACGACCTGAAGCGATGCGATGTGGCGGTGGGTGAATTTCTGGATCGGAACATCGACGCCGCCGCCACTATGCTGCCCCTCTATGATGCGGAATTCTGTCTGAACAGCCGTTATCAGTTGACTGGCTTCACGCGATTGCAGGTAATCGTGGATCGCGAGGCCGGTTTTCAGGCCGAGTCCTTCGCCATCGAGATTCCCGACGAGGGGTATTTTCCTGGGAGCCTGGAACCCCAGGACTCGCGCTGGAAGAACTATTTGGAGCGCGCCGAGGGGCGGCTGCATCAATTCAATGTTGTCATGTCACTTATTTCGGCACCACAGCCCAATTTACTGCATCTTTCCTTCACCTGCACAGCCCCCTGCACGCTGAGATTGCGGGTAGCACAGGGGAACTATCGTCCAGACAGCACCGGTATGCCAACCGAGCGCTGGAACGACTTCGCCCGGATTGCCACATCCACGCCCGGAGCGAACACGATCCACTGCCAGATCCCGTTCGATGCGCAAAACATGTTTGCCTATCCGACGAACTTCAAGAAGAAGATTGGCGACAGATTTTTCAACGGCTATCATTTCGTACACATCATCGATTGCGCCGAGATTTTTCGGTTCAGCGGGCGGACGATCTTTCGTGATTACGCGCTGCGCTTCCTTGGTTATCAGGAGCGATGGTCGGAGCTTGGATTTTCCGACGTCTATGCCTTGACGCCGCATCTCGACTATCCCGTTGGTTTCTCTCAGTTTGTTACTGCTATGCTTAATGAAAAGGAATGA